In a genomic window of Nyctibius grandis isolate bNycGra1 chromosome 4, bNycGra1.pri, whole genome shotgun sequence:
- the FAM204A gene encoding protein FAM204A isoform X3 gives MWSGLLPPGLNESDVDLSSDDGDELHGSFSEEDAKEDIERVQLSEFRENRPESSAVSEPLVIPVTDGENETQTCPSGVPLHMWNKFLELQKKNCEMKTQANQENKSRKRKRHRKGKQKKNDDVTKSSQQLANEEKWKELTQYFGINDRFESPVDSRAPQKSGLELSIEKSVAEGDIDKAEELSDRLAIRECLEPQTNHNLMCLLPTCT, from the exons ATGTGGAGTGGACTGTTACCTCCAGGATTGAATGAAAGTGATGTTGACTTAAGTTCTGATGATGGAGATGAATTGCATGGTTCCTTTTCAGAGGAAGATGCAAAAGAAGATATTGAAAGAGTTCAGCTTTCTGAATTCCGGGAGAACAGGCCTGAGAGCAGTGCTGTCAGTGAACCCCTTGTGATACCAGTGACAGATGGAGAAAACGAAACTCAGACATGCCCTTCTGGAGTTCCTTTACATATGTGGAAT AAATTTCTGgagcttcagaagaaaaattgtgaAATGAAAACCCAAGCcaatcaggaaaacaaaagccgAAAACGAAAGCGCCacagaaaag gaaaacagaaaaagaacgATGACGTGACCAAGAG tagTCAACAGTtggcaaatgaagaaaaatggaaagaacttACACAATACTTTGGAATCAATGATAGATTTGAATCACCTGTGGATAGCAGGGCTCCACAAAAG tCTGGCCTTGAACTTAGCATAGAGAAGTCTGTGGCTGAAGGTGACATTGATAAGGCTGAGGAGCTGAGTGATAGATTAGCCATTCGTGAG